A DNA window from Bdellovibrio sp. BCCA contains the following coding sequences:
- a CDS encoding gamma carbonic anhydrase family protein, with amino-acid sequence MSDIFVRARGMSPVVAENVFIADNARLISDVEIGEGSSIWYNVVIRGDVMPIRIGKEVNVQDGSVIHGTYGKWGTTLHDRVTIGHLVMLHGCEIGRGTLVGMGSIVMDGVKVGEHCLIGAGTLLTEGTQIPPRSLVVGRPGKVKRSLTDEEVDLLEKSADNYLLYKTWYQD; translated from the coding sequence ATGAGTGATATCTTTGTTCGTGCCCGTGGTATGTCTCCGGTTGTCGCTGAAAATGTTTTTATTGCGGATAATGCGCGTCTGATCAGTGATGTTGAAATCGGTGAGGGATCTTCGATTTGGTACAACGTGGTCATTCGTGGTGACGTGATGCCGATTCGTATTGGCAAAGAGGTCAATGTTCAGGACGGAAGTGTGATTCACGGCACTTATGGAAAATGGGGAACGACGCTTCATGATCGCGTGACTATTGGACATTTGGTTATGTTGCACGGTTGCGAAATCGGTCGTGGCACTTTGGTCGGCATGGGTTCCATCGTGATGGACGGTGTGAAGGTGGGCGAACATTGTTTAATTGGAGCTGGCACTCTTTTAACTGAGGGAACTCAGATTCCTCCGCGCAGTCTGGTTGTGGGACGTCCTGGCAAAGTGAAAAGATCGCTCACAGACGAGGAAGTCGATCTTCTTGAGAAATCCGCGGATAATTATTTGCTCTACAAAACCTGGTACCAAGACTGA
- a CDS encoding patatin-like phospholipase family protein, whose amino-acid sequence MSQLGLVLSGGGARGAYQAGVLAALSHIASKLKIPDPFKIYTGVSAGAINVGLLVAHPGNFVESSKELTGLWSHIDSDQVFYADLMALSRGGLQWMTEISLGGFRKDQALRSLLSTHPLHSFLSEKCHFPEIEKKIKQGHLRSVGISALDYDSISTVTFFQGAPDIEPWERGMHRSERAVLGVEHIMASSAIPLLFPPIKIGERYFGDGCIRNQSPCGPAIYMGADHLIAIGVRRKQDTSFTYHHRESGEVPTVSKVANVLMNAVMMDGLESDIQRIEQINQSYSLLTPQERKRVALREVKSLWISPSVDFSEIAAKKSGELPRMIRYLLRGPGSLEESSEMLSYLLFTPTYCKQLIEIGFADGMKERPQIEQILAEYEENHHVKHHAHAARNNVRSLR is encoded by the coding sequence ATGTCCCAACTCGGACTCGTTCTTTCAGGCGGTGGTGCGCGGGGAGCTTATCAGGCAGGAGTTCTGGCTGCTCTTTCGCATATCGCAAGCAAACTTAAAATACCAGATCCGTTTAAGATTTATACCGGCGTCAGCGCCGGTGCCATCAATGTGGGTCTTTTAGTTGCTCATCCCGGAAATTTTGTTGAAAGCTCCAAGGAACTCACAGGTCTGTGGAGTCACATCGACAGTGATCAGGTTTTCTATGCAGATCTCATGGCGCTATCTCGTGGAGGCTTGCAATGGATGACGGAAATTTCGTTGGGTGGATTTAGAAAAGATCAGGCCTTAAGATCTTTGCTGAGCACGCATCCATTGCATAGCTTCCTCTCTGAAAAATGTCACTTCCCGGAAATAGAGAAAAAGATCAAACAAGGACATCTAAGATCCGTCGGCATTTCCGCTTTGGATTACGACAGCATTTCCACGGTGACCTTTTTTCAGGGAGCTCCAGATATTGAACCCTGGGAGCGAGGTATGCATCGCAGTGAGCGCGCGGTTTTGGGTGTTGAACACATCATGGCTTCTTCAGCGATTCCGCTTTTATTTCCGCCGATAAAAATCGGCGAACGCTATTTTGGCGATGGGTGCATTCGCAACCAATCTCCCTGTGGACCTGCGATTTACATGGGTGCAGATCATCTTATTGCGATCGGTGTGCGACGAAAACAAGATACGTCGTTCACATATCATCATCGTGAGTCCGGAGAAGTTCCGACGGTGTCGAAAGTAGCCAACGTCTTGATGAACGCCGTGATGATGGATGGGCTTGAATCTGATATTCAAAGGATTGAACAAATCAACCAGAGTTATTCTTTATTAACTCCGCAAGAAAGAAAGCGCGTGGCTTTGCGTGAAGTCAAAAGCCTTTGGATTTCACCTTCCGTAGATTTTTCAGAAATTGCCGCCAAAAAAAGTGGCGAGCTTCCTCGCATGATTCGCTATCTCTTGCGCGGTCCGGGATCTTTAGAGGAATCAAGCGAGATGTTGAGTTACCTGCTGTTTACTCCGACATACTGCAAACAGCTTATTGAAATCGGTTTTGCTGACGGGATGAAAGAACGACCGCAGATCGAACAGATTCTCGCAGAATATGAAGAAAATCATCACGTAAAGCATCATGCACATGCCGCACGAAACAACGTGCGAAGTTTGCGTTAA
- a CDS encoding cation:proton antiporter, with amino-acid sequence MHHLPHLITDLGFILMIAALSTLLFKKLGQPQVLGYLIAGLLVSPHVPFFPTVTDNESIKVWSEIGVIFLLFSLGLEFSFKKLFKVGGSAGFTAIFEVVAMMGFGFVVGRMFGWNNIDSLFFGAILSMSSTTIIVRAFQELGLRGQKYVELVFGILIVEDILAILLLVLLTAVSGSEAISGADLAFSALRLLFYIALWFVVGIFLIPIFLRKIRDLLEDETMLLVSIGLCFMMVMIAAGVGFSPALGAFVMGSLLAETPEGHKMEHVLQPVKNLFAAVFFVSVGMMIDPKVLIERWDLVILVTLVTIVGKFICSFLGALLSGQTRKKAFQAGMSLAQIGEFSFIIASLGVTLKVTSDFLYPLAIAVSAVTTFTTPYLIKISEPLYRWVDSKLPAGVQRSLDRYQSSFSQEGKNGVGSLIMKTYGVKILLNTVIVIAIISAYKTLLNQEVQSYLQESPWAGAVSLFICLAISAPFFWGIVMGGPSLKAQREFEELQKLRGLQFGIFIGRIVLGLVLLGAILAQFVTLKMASGLTAGVLVVLIVVGPLWVRRLYQFIEKNFLKNLTEKERKELISSDVAKNILPWETSLGNYEVSPDSSLVGKTLREQSFKETYGVTVAAVFRGSHRYFAPDGEFVLWPYDKLICFGSEEELQKFHTVLEDEKNHHAIDREGQEDYKLSSFVVTDTSSYKEKTIRESGIREKYHGMVVGVERGAERILGPRASFTLLENDLVWIVSKAK; translated from the coding sequence ATGCATCATCTACCTCATTTGATTACGGATCTTGGCTTTATTTTGATGATCGCAGCGCTCTCGACGCTGCTCTTTAAAAAACTCGGACAACCTCAGGTACTTGGTTATTTGATTGCGGGTCTTTTAGTAAGTCCGCACGTTCCGTTTTTTCCTACCGTGACCGACAACGAAAGCATTAAGGTCTGGTCCGAGATCGGCGTGATCTTTTTGTTATTTAGCTTGGGTCTTGAGTTTAGCTTTAAAAAATTATTTAAAGTGGGCGGCTCTGCAGGTTTTACGGCGATTTTCGAAGTCGTCGCGATGATGGGCTTTGGTTTTGTTGTAGGCCGCATGTTTGGTTGGAACAATATCGATAGCTTGTTCTTTGGTGCGATTCTTTCCATGTCGTCCACCACGATTATTGTGCGTGCGTTTCAAGAATTAGGACTGCGCGGGCAAAAGTATGTCGAATTGGTTTTCGGTATCCTTATTGTTGAAGACATTCTTGCGATCCTGCTTTTGGTCTTGTTAACAGCCGTATCGGGAAGTGAAGCTATTTCGGGAGCGGATTTGGCCTTCTCCGCTTTAAGATTATTATTCTATATCGCCTTGTGGTTTGTCGTCGGTATTTTCCTGATCCCGATTTTTCTTCGTAAAATTCGTGATCTTTTAGAAGATGAAACCATGCTTCTGGTCTCCATCGGTTTGTGTTTTATGATGGTGATGATCGCAGCGGGTGTAGGATTTTCCCCAGCGTTGGGCGCGTTCGTAATGGGTTCGCTTCTTGCCGAAACTCCCGAAGGTCATAAGATGGAACATGTCCTTCAACCGGTAAAAAATCTTTTTGCGGCCGTGTTCTTTGTCTCTGTCGGTATGATGATTGACCCGAAAGTTTTGATTGAGCGCTGGGATCTTGTGATTCTGGTGACATTGGTCACGATTGTCGGGAAATTTATTTGCTCCTTCTTGGGCGCTCTTCTTTCGGGACAAACGCGCAAGAAAGCTTTTCAAGCCGGGATGAGTCTTGCGCAAATCGGAGAGTTCTCTTTCATCATCGCCTCTTTGGGGGTGACGTTGAAGGTGACAAGCGATTTCCTTTATCCTTTGGCGATTGCCGTTTCTGCGGTGACGACATTTACGACTCCGTATCTGATTAAAATCTCTGAGCCGCTCTATCGTTGGGTGGACAGCAAGCTTCCTGCAGGCGTGCAAAGATCCTTGGATCGCTATCAAAGTTCTTTCTCTCAAGAAGGAAAAAATGGCGTGGGTTCTTTGATTATGAAAACCTACGGCGTAAAAATTCTTCTCAACACGGTGATCGTGATTGCGATTATCAGTGCTTACAAAACGTTGCTTAATCAAGAAGTGCAAAGTTACTTGCAAGAAAGTCCATGGGCGGGAGCTGTGTCGTTGTTCATCTGTCTTGCGATCTCTGCTCCGTTCTTCTGGGGAATTGTGATGGGAGGCCCATCATTGAAAGCCCAGCGAGAGTTTGAAGAGTTGCAAAAACTCCGTGGCTTGCAATTTGGAATTTTCATCGGGCGTATTGTTTTGGGGTTGGTCTTGTTGGGAGCCATCCTTGCGCAATTCGTGACTTTGAAAATGGCTTCAGGATTGACGGCCGGAGTTTTGGTGGTCTTGATTGTCGTCGGTCCTTTGTGGGTGCGCCGCCTGTATCAGTTTATTGAGAAAAATTTCTTAAAGAACTTAACTGAAAAAGAACGTAAAGAGCTTATCAGTTCTGATGTCGCAAAAAATATTCTTCCGTGGGAAACAAGTCTTGGAAATTATGAAGTCTCCCCGGATTCATCTTTAGTTGGAAAAACTTTGCGCGAGCAATCGTTTAAAGAAACTTACGGCGTGACAGTGGCAGCGGTCTTCCGCGGCTCGCACAGATACTTTGCTCCGGATGGAGAATTTGTCTTGTGGCCGTATGACAAATTGATTTGTTTCGGCAGTGAAGAAGAACTGCAAAAGTTCCACACGGTTCTTGAAGATGAAAAAAATCATCACGCTATCGACCGCGAAGGCCAAGAGGACTATAAGCTGAGTTCCTTTGTAGTGACCGACACGTCATCCTACAAAGAAAAAACCATTCGTGAGAGCGGCATCCGTGAAAAATATCACGGTATGGTGGTCGGTGTAGAGCGCGGTGCTGAAAGAATTCTTGGACCAAGGGCAAGCTTTACGCTGCTTGAAAATGATCTTGTGTGGATTGTCTCTAAAGCCAAGTAA
- a CDS encoding bifunctional nuclease family protein has translation MKDILDLNNLKSQIIFAQQSQEEETFHQSDLVQLFPYGLSVTTDVSRPFLLLKDEAHQYTLPVAVTPIDAGVALSQSNKSILQSSPHKFTSQLMESLGIEIKQAVFVEIRGSHQYLRLYMSGHPQMSSMKLRADEAMSLCLYLNVPLFATKNFIGRSRIMSAEVESGAQKLQNIGLLDKGSGYLN, from the coding sequence ATGAAAGATATTTTGGATTTAAATAACCTTAAATCTCAGATCATCTTTGCACAGCAGTCGCAGGAAGAGGAAACTTTTCATCAAAGTGATTTGGTGCAACTTTTCCCTTATGGTTTGTCCGTGACAACAGATGTGTCACGCCCGTTTTTACTTTTAAAAGACGAAGCTCATCAATACACATTGCCTGTGGCGGTGACTCCGATTGATGCTGGTGTCGCGTTGTCGCAATCGAATAAATCGATTTTGCAATCGTCTCCGCATAAGTTCACGTCTCAGTTGATGGAATCCTTAGGCATCGAAATTAAACAAGCGGTCTTTGTTGAAATCCGAGGGTCGCATCAGTATTTGCGTCTTTACATGAGTGGACATCCACAAATGAGTTCCATGAAACTTCGCGCTGATGAAGCGATGTCTTTGTGTCTTTATTTGAATGTGCCTCTTTTTGCGACAAAGAATTTCATCGGTCGCTCGCGCATCATGAGTGCGGAAGTCGAGAGCGGTGCACAAAAACTGCAAAATATAGGTTTGTTAGACAAAGGGTCTGGCTATCTGAATTAG
- the miaB gene encoding tRNA (N6-isopentenyl adenosine(37)-C2)-methylthiotransferase MiaB, with translation MENTTQNPESLNQNHDVGQGRGVYISTYGCQMNVNDTERMYSLLEMQNFTPVDKPEDASLIIINSCSVREKPVHKVYSEVGTFRKMKEKNPGLKIGVGGCVGQQEKENLIKNQPMIDFVFGTDQIDNLPNLVAKSFEGERRLINAKFEHRAPYHIETMVRNPGVATFVNITKGCDNFCTFCVVPYTRGREKSRPLQHILTDIRHLVKRGVKEVTLLGQNVNSYKAEEGLDFADLLAKVATETDIERIRYTTSHPKDFNQKLADTMAAHQDKVMEYIHLPFQSGNSRILDRMNRNYTREHYLEKIAMLKKTIPNVVFSTDIIVGFPGETEEEFQDTVTMVEQVGFETIFAFKYSPRPFTKAAKFEEQVDEDVKTDRLNRLFDAHDKMAFELVKRYEGQTMKVLVEQVDREHGKIQGRSTGNKLVHFLGSPDLIGKTVDVKITKAFPAVFRGELI, from the coding sequence GTGGAAAACACAACGCAAAACCCTGAAAGCCTTAATCAAAATCACGATGTCGGACAAGGCCGTGGTGTGTACATTTCCACGTACGGATGCCAAATGAACGTGAATGACACGGAGAGAATGTATTCTCTTTTGGAGATGCAAAACTTCACTCCCGTGGACAAGCCTGAAGACGCGTCTTTGATCATCATCAACTCTTGCAGTGTGCGCGAAAAACCTGTGCATAAAGTTTATTCCGAGGTCGGCACTTTCAGAAAAATGAAAGAGAAAAATCCGGGACTTAAAATCGGCGTCGGCGGTTGTGTTGGTCAGCAAGAAAAAGAAAACCTGATCAAAAATCAACCGATGATCGATTTCGTTTTCGGAACAGATCAAATCGACAATTTGCCAAACTTGGTGGCGAAATCTTTTGAAGGTGAAAGGCGTTTGATCAACGCGAAATTCGAACACCGTGCGCCTTATCACATCGAAACGATGGTGAGAAATCCAGGTGTGGCGACATTCGTAAACATCACAAAAGGTTGTGATAATTTCTGTACGTTCTGTGTAGTTCCTTACACTCGCGGTCGTGAAAAATCTCGTCCTCTTCAGCACATCCTTACGGACATCCGTCATCTCGTGAAACGCGGAGTGAAGGAAGTCACTTTGTTGGGCCAAAACGTGAATTCCTACAAAGCCGAAGAAGGTTTGGACTTCGCGGATCTTCTTGCGAAAGTTGCAACGGAAACGGATATCGAAAGAATTCGTTATACGACGTCTCATCCAAAAGATTTCAATCAGAAGCTTGCTGACACAATGGCGGCTCACCAGGACAAGGTGATGGAGTACATCCATCTTCCATTCCAAAGCGGAAACTCGCGCATCCTCGATCGCATGAACCGCAATTACACGCGTGAGCACTACTTGGAAAAAATCGCGATGCTTAAGAAGACCATTCCGAATGTGGTTTTCTCAACAGATATCATCGTGGGTTTCCCTGGTGAAACTGAAGAAGAATTTCAAGACACAGTGACGATGGTTGAACAAGTGGGCTTTGAAACGATCTTCGCATTTAAATACTCTCCGCGTCCTTTCACGAAGGCGGCGAAGTTTGAGGAGCAAGTGGATGAAGACGTTAAAACAGATCGTTTGAATCGTCTGTTTGATGCTCACGACAAGATGGCTTTTGAGTTGGTAAAACGCTACGAAGGTCAAACGATGAAAGTCTTGGTTGAGCAAGTAGACCGCGAACACGGCAAGATCCAAGGTCGCAGTACAGGAAACAAACTTGTGCACTTCTTGGGTTCACCTGACTTGATTGGTAAAACAGTGGACGTGAAAATCACAAAAGCGTTCCCGGCGGTATTCAGAGGAGAATTGATTTAA